AGCTGGATAAAGCAGTTTATAAATAATGCGAATCCTACTGATAACCCTGCAAATAAAATGATTTTTTTATAGGAATTGTTTCTAAACCACATTAAGGCTAATAAGAAAATGTACAGGAATCGAGTCTTTTGTGAAATAAATATCATAAATGTATCCAATGTTGAGTTACGACCAGCTAGACGATTGATAGCCCTAAACATCTTATAATTCATGCAGATTCTCTCTAAATGTCTAATAAGTAAATCAGTCAAATATTTTTCTACTGGTGTTTCATCAAGGCTGATTAATTTGTAAATATGAAGTACTACGCTCAAAGATAGAAATACTTACAAATTTTAAAAGAATTCCTTTTGTATACCAAGAAGCAAAATATTTTTATGATAAAATATAGAAAAAGATGATTAAGAAGGGATAATTAAAGTGAAACCAACAATTTATGATGTTGCGGAAAAAGCAGGTGTATCAATAGCGACTGTATCCAAGGTAATTAATCAAACTGGGCGTATTAGTGAAAAAACAATAAACAAAGTAAATCAGGTAATGGATGAATTAGATTACCAGCCAAGTAGTGTAGCGGCAGCGTTAACAGGTAAAAAAACATATGCGATTGGGGTACTTGTCCCTGATATCTCAAACCCTTTTTTTGCAGAAGTAGCAAGAGCTTTTGAAAATAGTGCACGAGAATCAGGGTATACACTCATTCTATGTAGTACAGACCATCAAACAAAACGTGAACACGAGTACATTGATCTATTATTTAAAAAGCAAGTAGATGGCATTATTATTGCAACGGAGCTAAATGATTATAAGCTTGTAAAAAAAATTGTAAATCGAGATTTGCCACTAGTATTATTCACTGTAGATCATTCTTCCATCACGACTCATGTTGTGACAACTGATGATATGAGGGGAGGCTACCTAGCTGGAAGTTATCTAACGCAAAAAGGCCATACATCTTTAACGATTATGATGGAGAAGGATAGAAAAAGTAGCTTAGGCAGATTGAATGGTTTCAAACAAGCGCTAACGGATTCAGGGATCCCGTTAGATGATGAGGCTATTATTAGTTGCTATTCGACAGTGGAAGATAGCAAACGTGCAAGTAAAGAGTTACTTAATTTACCTAACAGACCTACAGCGGTTTTTGCTTGTACAGATTTGATTGCTATTTGCCTTATGAATGAAGCAAGAAAACACGGGCTTTCAATTCCGGAAGATTTATCAATTATCGGATTTGATAATACAATCTATGCTGAGATTGCAGATCCAGGGTTAACAACAATTGAACAGCCAATTAAACAAATGGCAGCCTGTACGTTTGAACAACTGCTAAAAACGATGGAAATGAAGGAGCATGCTAAGCAAAAAATTACAATTATTCCTCAGTTAGTAGAGCGATCCTCAGTAAAGGATATTACATGATAGATTTTTTATAAGCCTATTTGAATGTAACAAAAGAAGGTCATCGTAACTGAATATAGTTAGGATGACCTTCTTTTATATTTAGGATTTATACTGAGAATTGTTCACCACTTTTCGTATTTAAATCCTGCTCCATCTCATTTTCCTTTGGAATAGTAAGGAAATGAGTTAAAAATGCACCAAAGAAGTACAAACCAGCAAAAATCCACATCACGCCACCAACACCTAATGGCCCGATGAAGGCAGTTACTACTAATGGCCCAACAAATGCTGATAATCCGGATCCTAAATTTAAGACAGACATTGCAGCTCCTTTATTTTCAGGAGATAAAGATGGGACTAATGCTGTAAGAGGTACATAACCGGCAAGTGTTGCTCCGTAGCAACAGGCAACAAATAATATTGCCCAATAATTATGTCCTACCATTTGTGGTACATAATAGAGTGCAAGAGTTACAATTCCGCAACCGACTCCTCCGAACCATTTAATCGTATTTATCCAACCAAACTTGTCTCCAACAATACCAAAAATAATATTAAACACCATATTTACAAAGAATAGAGTACCCCAAATTTGAAGCCATTCTGTCATCGTAAAATTATATTTCATCATATAGGTAGGTAGGAAAACAACAAATCCAAACTGAGCCGCCGAGTTTATAATTTTTACAATACCGCCTATACCAACTTTAGGATTTTCAAATGCGATAGTAATGCCTTTTAGTAATTCACTAGATTTGTTAGCGCTTACGGTTTGTGCTTTAAATTTGTCTTTATTTACAACGATTGAGAATAATCCCCCTACGACAACAAAAATTAAAGCGCTCCATAAAGTAGCGATTTCTCCGATTTTCGGAACCATATAGCTAGAATAAAAGGCTCCAATAACACTAAGCCCTAGCTGGAATACGAACCAGAACCAGCCAACAGCTCTTGAAAGCATTTGCTGAGGCGTACTGTAAGATACCCAAACTAGGAAAGAATAAGCAAATAGGGGATAACCAAACCCGCGTAGGGCATAGCAAATTAATATTACGGGATAATTCATATGTTGAATTCCTATACCGATGAATCCGATTGAACCTAAAATGAATGATACTAAACCAAACGTCATAACTTTTCTTGGTCCCCACATTTGTACAAATACCCCAGAAAACCAAGAAGAAGCAGATACAGTAATTCCGTAAATAGTAAACAGGAAAGCAGCGTGTTCTAGCGTTAATCCTTTTTCAACGAGATAAGGGGATAACCATCCCTGTTCTAACCCGTCCCCAATCATAAAAACGATAATCCCTATGTATCCCCAAGTTAAATTA
This genomic window from Bacillus anthracis str. Vollum contains:
- a CDS encoding LacI family DNA-binding transcriptional regulator codes for the protein MKPTIYDVAEKAGVSIATVSKVINQTGRISEKTINKVNQVMDELDYQPSSVAAALTGKKTYAIGVLVPDISNPFFAEVARAFENSARESGYTLILCSTDHQTKREHEYIDLLFKKQVDGIIIATELNDYKLVKKIVNRDLPLVLFTVDHSSITTHVVTTDDMRGGYLAGSYLTQKGHTSLTIMMEKDRKSSLGRLNGFKQALTDSGIPLDDEAIISCYSTVEDSKRASKELLNLPNRPTAVFACTDLIAICLMNEARKHGLSIPEDLSIIGFDNTIYAEIADPGLTTIEQPIKQMAACTFEQLLKTMEMKEHAKQKITIIPQLVERSSVKDIT
- a CDS encoding MFS transporter, translated to MNAISSNKTFMDRIGIPSNLTWGYIGIIVFMIGDGLEQGWLSPYLVEKGLTLEHAAFLFTIYGITVSASSWFSGVFVQMWGPRKVMTFGLVSFILGSIGFIGIGIQHMNYPVILICYALRGFGYPLFAYSFLVWVSYSTPQQMLSRAVGWFWFVFQLGLSVIGAFYSSYMVPKIGEIATLWSALIFVVVGGLFSIVVNKDKFKAQTVSANKSSELLKGITIAFENPKVGIGGIVKIINSAAQFGFVVFLPTYMMKYNFTMTEWLQIWGTLFFVNMVFNIIFGIVGDKFGWINTIKWFGGVGCGIVTLALYYVPQMVGHNYWAILFVACCYGATLAGYVPLTALVPSLSPENKGAAMSVLNLGSGLSAFVGPLVVTAFIGPLGVGGVMWIFAGLYFFGAFLTHFLTIPKENEMEQDLNTKSGEQFSV